TTCACAGTATGCCCTGCTGCCAGAAGATTTTCCTGGAGATTTTCTGCCACAGAATATGTGTGTTCAGTCTGAGAATAGACTATTATTCCTATTTTAATAATTTAACCCCCTCTTACCTGTTTCAATTGGATAATATTCGATGTATATCCAATGAATTTTTTATATATACATTTATGTATCCCATCCCGCTTAATCCTTAGGTTTAATTTTTTAAGGGCACTTGTTCCGGGAGACTTTGAACATGAACACAGACCCTGTTGAGTGATGATCACGACCTCAACTGAATACTCAAGGAAACTTATATATCCTATGACTATATAATTATAAATAGTCATAGAGTTTAAATGTGCTATAGGAGATTTATTTATGCCCAGGCCATGGAGTGAAAAAGAAAAAGAGATCATCAAAAAAAACCTTTTAATTGAAGCCAGAAGACTTTTTGAAAAATATGGTCTTCAAAAAACAACAGTTGATGAAATTGCAAGGGCGGTGAATATATCCAAGGGCTCATTCTACATTTTTTACCAGTCTAAGGAAGAATTGTATTTTGATGTTTTAGAAGATGTAGAACGTGAATTCAAGGATAAAATGTTTAAAAATGCGTTTGAGCCAGGTATGAACCGGCGTAAAAGTTTTAAATCTTTTCTTAATCAAATGATTGATTTATTGATTACCATGCCATTATACAAAGAGATAACCTCTTCCAATTACGAATTACTCCTTCGAAAACTCCCTGAAAAAACTCTGGAAGAACATATGCAACGTGATCAAGAGGAGGTTTCCAAGTTTTTCAATTACTGGATGGATCAGGGTTGGATGAAAAAGGTGGACATAGAAGCCCTTAATGGCCTTTTCTTATCATTAATACACTTTGTTATTCATCGTGATGATTTTAAAGGAAGTAATTTTGAAGCTGCAAAGGATTTATGGATTGACGCCCTGGCGAATTATCTAATAATTGAAGATGACAAAGCAGAAGAAATAAAGGTAAAATAATAGAAATTTTTTACAAGGGGTGTTATCATCGAAAACAACCATTAAAGAGGGGATCATCCGAACCAATAACCTTTCTAAAAATTATGGTAAGGTGAAAGCCGTGAAGGAGATATCTCTTAATGTGGATAAAGGAGAGATATACGGATTTCTAGGTTTGAATGGTGCTGGTAAAACCACAACCATTCGAATGCTTCTGGGTATGATAAAACCTACCACTGGGGAATCCTATTTAAAAGGCGAAATAATTCATGCTGGATGCCATGAACTGTGGAACAGTGTGGGTTATCTGGTGGAAATACCCTACTCATATCCCGAACTAACAGTATGGGAAAATTTAGAGATCACTCGCCGTTTACGTTTTATCAAAGACCCGAGTACAGTTGATTCCATTATTGAAAAACTTAAACTAACCCCTTACAAGGATAGAAAGGCAAAAAACCTTTCATTAGGAAATTCTCAGCGGTTAGGACTTGCAAAAGCCCTGATACATAATCCTGAAATTCTCATCCTGGATGAACCCTCAAATGGGCTGGATCCAGCAGGCATTGTTGAAATAAGAGAACTTTTACGTGACCTGGCCTTCAATAAAGGAGTTACCATATTCATTTCCAGCCATCTGCTGGGTGAAATCTCCAGGATCGCCACCCGCATTGGCATTATCCATGAAGGAAAGCTGATCCAGGAAATGGATGCTAAAAAACTACATCAACTTAGAAACAGGACCCTGTTTATTGATTTAGAAGATAAAAAAGGTGCACAGTCACTTTTAGCTAATGAAGGATTTGATTCAACTATAACAGAAGAGGGATTGATTGAAATCACCAGTGAAAAGGCTTTAATTCATCCTGAAGATGTGAATTCTAATCTAGTTAAGGCTGGTTTTTCACCATCAATGTTAAAAGTTGAAGAAGAAGAACTTGAATCATATTTCCTGAGAATAATTGACAAAGGGGTGTTTTAAATGAAAGGTTTATATTCATCAGTTTGGGCAGAAACCCTTAATAGATGAGAAAGTCTAAAATGTTTATACTGACCTTAATCGTTTTTTCAGGAATTGCTATTACCATGGGTTTAATGATACTTGTTACACGAAATCCTGAACTTGCTGGGAATTCTGCCATGGTCAGTGCCAAAGCATCCATGTTTAAGGATGATTGGTCTTCCTATTTTGGTCTGTTGACAATGATTGTATTAACCCTAGGAACAATTGGATTTGGAACCATTGCTGGATGGATTTTTGGTAGAGAATATTCTGACCGCGTGGTGCAGGATCTTCTGGCATTACCTGTTCATCGATTCACCATAGTTTTATCAAAATTTATCACCTTTGTAGCATGGAGTATATTATTATCATTAATTCTCTTTATTATTGGAGTCTTCACTGGATTAGCAGTGAATATTGCACATTGGTCTGTTGGATTAGCTTACCATTATTTTATTATTTTCATGGTTACTTCCTTTTTTACCATGTTACTGTGTACTCCTACAGCTTTGGTGGCAAGTTACGCCCGTGGATACATTGCACCTATAGCTTTTACCATTGGGACGTTGATAGTGACTCAAATAATGTTTGTGGGTATTCCCAACATCACAGCTTACTTCCCCTGGGCCATTCCGGCACTTTATAGTGGAGTTTCAGGAGCAGGAGGTGCAACTCCAGACTTAGTCAGTTTTATAATATTATTTTCAACCATCTTACTGGGTTTTATTGGAACAGTAGCCTGGTGGCGCTTTGCTGACCAAACCTGAAATTATTATTGGAGCTTTTTAACCATAACTGTCCTCTGATAGTTATTATAAAACCCATTTTTCAAATAAAAACTTTCAGCAGGTATTTCTTTGTTGGTTAATAAGATCAAACGATTATAACCATTAGCAGCAAGACTATTAGTCACAAAATCCATCATTTTTGTCCCAATACCATTCCCCTGCCTAACATTTTCCACAAAGAACTCATCCACAAAGAACTCTTTCCCCATCCACCAAGATCTACGGTGCCCCAAACAGACTGCTACAATTTCAGAATCTTCACGCACCACAAAGCCTTCAAAAACCGGATTTTCAACAAGTTCCCCCAAATAATTCCGGGACTGATCCAGGGATACCCACTCATCGTACCATGGACCAGCAGAAAAAACATTTTTAAATAGTTCTGCACATTCATCCAAATCTTCCCAGGAGAATCTCCTGAAATCAAGATCACTATCCAGTTTTAACTCTTTTAAAATGTTATTTTCCGGTTTATTCTGGAAAAAATAACCCCAATGATTTTTTAGAGAGCCATTTTCAAAATGTCCCCGGAATTGTTTACTGGTGAAATGTTCTTTAATTGAAGTTTTAATAGACATTTAGGTCACCATATAATAAAATTCATAACGAATAATCACATTAAAACACAATCTGAAATATTAACTGTAAATTCCTCAATAAATTGGCAATAACATTGAAATTCAAACCATTCAGGGTTTAGTTTCAAAAATCATGAAGAGCTGGTCTGGTAGAAAATCATGTTTTTCAAACATAGAAAATCCTGCCTGATTCATAACATCCAAAAGAACAATTTCAGGAGTGTAATGTCCAAAAAGACCAGTGAAGCCAAACTTTCGATGATTATAATCAATTATGGCTATTTTCCCACAGGAATCCTTTAAAAATTTTTTAATGTTTTTAAAGTACTCAACCTGATTGGGGAGATGGTGGAATACGTTTCTTAAAAAAAACATGTCCACACTTTTTTCAGGTAATTCAATATCATAGGGACTGGTCAGAACAGTTTCCACATTATGGATGCCTTCTTTTAGAAGACTCTTCCGTATAAAATCAATGGATTTTTGATGGGTGTCAATGGCATAAACCAGACCTTCCCCTCCTACTTCCCGGGAAAACTCACGAGTATAATATCCACCACCAGATCCAATATCACCTATAACCATCCCCTCACCGATTTTTAGATATTCAATGATTTGGGAGGGATTATTTTTTGGTGATGAAGCTTCTCGGTTTAACATCTTCAATCTGAATTCATTTAACATTCTGATCACCCCTATTTTCCAATATCAACTCAGAGTATTTTTTTGGGCTCCATGAAATTTTTTAACAAAAAATACCTAAAGAGGTGCGTTAGTGAGTATGGTGCCCCAGTTAACCCTTGATCCTACTTCAGGAGTTACCAGTAGATTTTTTTCTATTTTTCCCAGATTGGCCAGATTGGCCACCTCCTCATGGAAAGAAATAGGGGGTCCATCAATCATTTCCCGTGCCTTGGGCATTGACAATGCCCGGTATCCATAATCTTCCAGTAGACTACTTAAATGTGATGTTATAACTTTCAATTGACAATTCGTAACATCATAAGGCTGTTTTTTATTCACAGACAATTTATCAGGGATTAAGTATGGTAAGGTTACCCCTATGGAAATTGCCCGGGGATATTCAGTTATTAATGACCCATATTTTTCAATTAGAGCATTATCAACTTGGGATAAATCCACTATACCCAAATAGTAATCCTCACACTCGTTTTCAATGACATTTCTAATTACATTCTCACATTTCATGATGTTTCACCTCGTTATATCTTTTAAATTTCGAATTACCTAAAAAGTCAAATTGAAACTAAATTCATTATATCAGGGATTTCAGAATATAAATTGAAATATATTTCAGTGAGCGGTTATAATCCGCTCAAAAAAACTGATATATTCCGTTTCATCCCATTAGTTTCCTGCATTTT
This DNA window, taken from Methanobacterium subterraneum, encodes the following:
- a CDS encoding class I SAM-dependent methyltransferase produces the protein MLNEFRLKMLNREASSPKNNPSQIIEYLKIGEGMVIGDIGSGGGYYTREFSREVGGEGLVYAIDTHQKSIDFIRKSLLKEGIHNVETVLTSPYDIELPEKSVDMFFLRNVFHHLPNQVEYFKNIKKFLKDSCGKIAIIDYNHRKFGFTGLFGHYTPEIVLLDVMNQAGFSMFEKHDFLPDQLFMIFETKP
- a CDS encoding GNAT family N-acetyltransferase yields the protein MSIKTSIKEHFTSKQFRGHFENGSLKNHWGYFFQNKPENNILKELKLDSDLDFRRFSWEDLDECAELFKNVFSAGPWYDEWVSLDQSRNYLGELVENPVFEGFVVREDSEIVAVCLGHRRSWWMGKEFFVDEFFVENVRQGNGIGTKMMDFVTNSLAANGYNRLILLTNKEIPAESFYLKNGFYNNYQRTVMVKKLQ
- a CDS encoding ABC transporter permease, yielding MFILTLIVFSGIAITMGLMILVTRNPELAGNSAMVSAKASMFKDDWSSYFGLLTMIVLTLGTIGFGTIAGWIFGREYSDRVVQDLLALPVHRFTIVLSKFITFVAWSILLSLILFIIGVFTGLAVNIAHWSVGLAYHYFIIFMVTSFFTMLLCTPTALVASYARGYIAPIAFTIGTLIVTQIMFVGIPNITAYFPWAIPALYSGVSGAGGATPDLVSFIILFSTILLGFIGTVAWWRFADQT
- a CDS encoding ABC transporter ATP-binding protein, with the protein product MKEISLNVDKGEIYGFLGLNGAGKTTTIRMLLGMIKPTTGESYLKGEIIHAGCHELWNSVGYLVEIPYSYPELTVWENLEITRRLRFIKDPSTVDSIIEKLKLTPYKDRKAKNLSLGNSQRLGLAKALIHNPEILILDEPSNGLDPAGIVEIRELLRDLAFNKGVTIFISSHLLGEISRIATRIGIIHEGKLIQEMDAKKLHQLRNRTLFIDLEDKKGAQSLLANEGFDSTITEEGLIEITSEKALIHPEDVNSNLVKAGFSPSMLKVEEEELESYFLRIIDKGVF
- a CDS encoding TetR/AcrR family transcriptional regulator, producing the protein MPRPWSEKEKEIIKKNLLIEARRLFEKYGLQKTTVDEIARAVNISKGSFYIFYQSKEELYFDVLEDVEREFKDKMFKNAFEPGMNRRKSFKSFLNQMIDLLITMPLYKEITSSNYELLLRKLPEKTLEEHMQRDQEEVSKFFNYWMDQGWMKKVDIEALNGLFLSLIHFVIHRDDFKGSNFEAAKDLWIDALANYLIIEDDKAEEIKVK
- a CDS encoding 4Fe-4S ferredoxin, with product MKCENVIRNVIENECEDYYLGIVDLSQVDNALIEKYGSLITEYPRAISIGVTLPYLIPDKLSVNKKQPYDVTNCQLKVITSHLSSLLEDYGYRALSMPKAREMIDGPPISFHEEVANLANLGKIEKNLLVTPEVGSRVNWGTILTNAPL